A window from Drosophila subobscura isolate 14011-0131.10 chromosome O, UCBerk_Dsub_1.0, whole genome shotgun sequence encodes these proteins:
- the LOC117896361 gene encoding uncharacterized protein LOC117896361: protein MNTEQNYLKADLDTDVEFLKDAIDKSIVSGLTVEQQACKQLLESIYGRAKRLMLKAQKYAEDEQRQDITLADWKKVQRLLPKKSKLLSINEKNDIIASQDQAMPTATTTGPCSRLMLPPLRQCKLGPTVILKGMSRLQVTAAPLKKEKSDIIANQKPDMPMGTTSGPCSRPMLTPVRHYKWGPTATLKGMSRHASHASAAVAQANAAASQAYAVAPQQRAAVFQRPKVMPGRTQAPPKKSSTASKTSASSAQ, encoded by the exons ATGAATACTGAACAAAATTATCTAAAAGCTGACTTGGACACTGACGTGGAGTTTCTCAAGGATGCAATTGATAAATCAATAGTCTCGGGTCTTAccgtggagcagcaggcatgCAAGCAGCTCTTGGAGTCTATCTACG gcagggcCAAGCGACTCATGCTAAAGGCTCAGAAATATGCGGAAGATGAGCAGCGACAGGACATTACACTCGCGGACTGGAAGAAGGTGCAAAGGTTGCTGCCGAAAAAGAGCAAGCTGCTGAGCATCAATGAGAAGAACGACATCATTGCGAGCCAAGACCAAGCCATGCCAACGGCCACTACCACGGGCCCGTGCTCCCGgctgatgctgccgccgctgcggcaATGCAAGTTGGGTCCCACGGTCATCTTGAAGGGAATGTCGCGTCTACAGGTTACTGCGGCACCActgaagaaagagaagagcgacATCATTGCTAACCAAAAGCCGGACATGCCAATGGGCACTACCTCGGGCCCGTGTTCCCGGCCGATGCTGACGCCCGTGCGCCATTACAAGTGGGGTCCAACGGCCACTTTGAAGGGAATGTCGCGTCATGCTTCTCATGCGAGTGCTGCGGTTGCTCAggcgaatgctgctgcttctcagGCGTATGCTGTAGCTCCTCAACAGAGAGCTGCAGTGTTCCAGCGCCCCAAGGTCATGCCAGGTCGTACCCAGGCACCACCCAAGAAGAGTTCCACAGCGTCGAAGACTTCTGCATCGAGCGCCCAATAG